In Candidatus Hydrogenedentota bacterium, one genomic interval encodes:
- a CDS encoding prephenate dehydrogenase/arogenate dehydrogenase family protein, producing MTTHFNGAAIIGVGLLGCSLGLALKARHPKMSVVGIGRRLESLEIALERGAVDKITTDVAEGVADAELIVIATPVRLVIPMLDQVLAASSPHAIIL from the coding sequence ATGACCACTCACTTCAATGGCGCCGCAATCATCGGTGTTGGATTGCTTGGCTGTTCTTTAGGACTTGCCCTGAAAGCGCGTCATCCGAAGATGTCTGTGGTCGGGATTGGCCGACGCTTGGAATCACTGGAGATTGCTTTAGAGCGCGGCGCAGTAGACAAGATTACCACCGATGTAGCGGAGGGTGTCGCCGACGCAGAATTGATTGTGATCGCCACGCCTGTCCGGCTCGTGATTCCCATGTTGGATCAAGTCTTGGCCGCCTCTTCTCCCCACGCGATTATTCTCGA